In one window of Tenacibaculum mesophilum DNA:
- a CDS encoding RNA polymerase sigma factor: MIDEITLIDQLQQPTTKQVAFKNLVSQYKERLYWHIRKIVISHEDADDVLQNTFIKVYKNINQFKRDSKLFSWMYRIATNEAITFINKKAKEKNIHISDYQLQITSTLDSDYWFSGDEIQLILQKAIATLPQKQQLVFNMKYFDEMKYEEISEILNTSIGALKASYHIATKKIEHFIKNYN, translated from the coding sequence TTGATTGACGAAATTACACTTATAGATCAATTGCAGCAACCTACCACAAAACAGGTTGCTTTTAAAAACCTAGTATCGCAATATAAAGAGCGATTGTATTGGCATATACGAAAGATTGTAATTTCTCATGAAGATGCTGACGATGTTTTACAAAACACCTTTATAAAGGTTTACAAAAATATTAATCAATTTAAAAGAGATAGCAAACTATTTTCTTGGATGTACCGAATAGCAACCAATGAAGCTATTACCTTCATCAATAAAAAAGCTAAAGAGAAAAATATTCATATTTCTGATTATCAACTACAAATTACTTCCACTCTAGATAGCGATTATTGGTTTTCAGGTGATGAAATTCAACTTATTTTACAAAAAGCAATTGCTACATTACCTCAAAAACAACAATTAGTTTTTAATATGAAGTATTTCGATGAAATGAAATATGAGGAAATCTCTGAAATTCTTAACACATCTATTGGAGCTTTAAAAGCTTCTTATCACATAGCAACAAAAAAAATAGAACATTTTATAAAGAACTATAATTAA
- a CDS encoding type I phosphomannose isomerase catalytic subunit: MINQLLRFTPILKQKVWGGKKLNLLLHKNSDGSNIGESWEISDVDGDESVVSNGNLKGRTLRSLLKEYKNDLVGEYVYETFGEQFPLLIKFIDAKEVLSIQVHPDDKLAELQESFGKTEMWYVMQADNEANIIIGFKENSNKEEYVYHLNNKTLLSILNVDKVSKGDVYFVPPGRVHAIGAGLLIAEIQQTSDITYRIYDWDRKDIDGNYRELHTEKALEAIDFSAKSSYKTTYKKQKNIANKVVTCPYFTTNILPVEGKKEIDLSKKDCFVIYMCVEGEVTFFYESQQEVVRKGETILVPACIDKVEILSENPSELLETYIK, translated from the coding sequence ATGATAAACCAATTACTACGATTTACTCCAATTTTAAAGCAAAAGGTTTGGGGAGGAAAAAAACTAAACCTACTACTTCATAAAAACTCAGACGGATCCAATATTGGAGAGAGTTGGGAAATTTCAGATGTTGATGGAGATGAATCGGTTGTTAGTAATGGTAACCTTAAAGGAAGAACATTAAGAAGTCTTTTAAAAGAGTATAAGAACGATTTAGTAGGTGAATATGTATATGAAACTTTTGGAGAGCAGTTTCCATTATTAATAAAATTTATTGATGCAAAAGAGGTTTTAAGTATTCAAGTACATCCTGATGATAAATTAGCAGAACTTCAAGAGTCTTTTGGGAAGACAGAGATGTGGTATGTAATGCAAGCCGATAATGAAGCTAACATTATTATAGGTTTTAAAGAAAACTCTAATAAAGAAGAATATGTATATCACCTAAATAACAAGACGCTCTTAAGTATTTTAAATGTAGATAAAGTGTCCAAAGGAGATGTTTATTTTGTGCCACCAGGAAGAGTACACGCTATTGGTGCTGGTTTACTGATTGCTGAAATTCAACAAACCTCAGACATAACTTACCGTATTTACGATTGGGATAGAAAAGATATAGACGGTAATTACCGAGAACTCCATACTGAAAAAGCATTAGAAGCTATTGATTTCTCAGCTAAAAGTTCCTATAAAACAACTTATAAGAAACAAAAAAATATAGCGAATAAAGTTGTTACATGCCCTTATTTTACAACAAATATATTACCAGTGGAGGGGAAAAAAGAAATAGATTTATCTAAAAAAGATTGCTTCGTAATTTATATGTGCGTAGAGGGGGAGGTAACATTCTTTTATGAAAGTCAACAAGAAGTTGTAAGAAAAGGAGAAACAATCTTGGTACCAGCATGTATTGATAAAGTGGAAATTTTATCAGAAAACCCTTCAGAACTATTAGAAACGTATATAAAATAA
- the yaaA gene encoding peroxide stress protein YaaA yields MKIIISPAKSLDFESKATTDVYTQPRFLEQSEKLNKKLRTLSRKKLSELMKISDDLASLNYDRNQDWQPPFSLDNAKQAVFAFTGEVYRGIDASSISEDKIPILQEKLRILSGLYGLLKPLDLIQPYRLEMGTKLKVGRRENLYKFWDTTLAESLNEELGDGELLINLASTEYFKALPKKALKVPMITPVFKDFKNGQYKTIMTFAKKARGLMVRYIIDNNVETLEDLKGFDVEGYGFSEEMSTETELVFTR; encoded by the coding sequence ATGAAAATTATAATATCACCAGCAAAATCGTTAGACTTTGAAAGCAAAGCTACTACTGATGTATATACGCAACCTAGGTTTTTAGAGCAATCTGAAAAACTGAATAAGAAGTTAAGAACATTGTCAAGAAAAAAATTAAGCGAGTTAATGAAGATTTCTGATGATTTAGCAAGTTTAAATTATGATAGAAATCAAGATTGGCAACCTCCTTTTTCTTTAGATAATGCAAAACAAGCAGTATTTGCATTTACAGGTGAAGTGTATAGAGGTATTGATGCCAGTTCTATATCAGAAGATAAGATTCCTATTTTACAAGAGAAATTAAGAATTTTATCAGGGTTATACGGTTTGTTAAAACCGTTGGATTTAATTCAACCTTATCGTTTAGAAATGGGAACTAAGTTAAAAGTAGGTAGAAGAGAAAACTTATATAAGTTTTGGGATACTACATTGGCTGAGTCGCTAAATGAAGAATTAGGAGATGGAGAGTTGTTAATTAATTTAGCAAGTACAGAATATTTTAAGGCGCTTCCTAAAAAAGCATTAAAAGTACCTATGATAACTCCTGTTTTTAAAGATTTTAAAAATGGACAGTATAAAACTATTATGACGTTTGCTAAAAAAGCACGTGGATTAATGGTACGTTATATTATAGATAATAATGTGGAAACTTTAGAAGATTTAAAAGGTTTTGATGTTGAGGGATATGGTTTTTCTGAAGAAATGTCTACCGAAACTGAATTAGTATTTACAAGATAG
- a CDS encoding SanA/YdcF family protein gives MKRKKVAIIFLLGCLLVVTSIYVSNKVIVNNAEGKLFNSTENISKNKVGLLLGTVKYLSDGRINLYYQFRLNAAVELYKAEKIDFILVSGDNGSEGYDEPTDFKNDLIESGIPESKIYLDYAGFRTLDSMVRVKEIFGQTSVTIISQQFHNERALYLANHFDIEAIGYNARGVSGKKAMKVQLREYLARVKVFVDILLNVNPKFLGEPVEIK, from the coding sequence ATGAAACGAAAAAAAGTTGCTATTATTTTTCTTTTAGGTTGTTTACTAGTTGTTACTTCTATTTATGTTTCAAACAAAGTAATAGTTAATAATGCAGAAGGAAAATTATTTAACTCTACAGAAAACATATCTAAAAATAAAGTAGGGCTTTTATTAGGTACGGTAAAGTATTTGTCTGATGGGAGAATAAATCTGTATTATCAATTTCGTTTGAATGCTGCTGTGGAGTTATACAAAGCTGAAAAAATTGATTTTATTTTAGTAAGTGGCGATAATGGCTCCGAAGGATATGATGAACCAACCGATTTTAAAAATGATTTGATTGAATCAGGAATTCCTGAGAGTAAAATTTATTTAGATTATGCTGGTTTTAGAACCTTAGATTCGATGGTAAGGGTTAAAGAGATTTTTGGTCAAACCTCAGTAACAATAATATCTCAACAATTTCATAATGAAAGAGCATTGTATTTGGCAAACCATTTTGATATTGAAGCAATAGGGTATAACGCCAGAGGAGTTTCAGGAAAAAAAGCTATGAAAGTTCAATTAAGAGAATATTTAGCAAGGGTAAAAGTATTTGTAGATATTCTCTTAAATGTTAATCCCAAGTTTTTAGGAGAACCTGTTGAGATAAAATAA
- a CDS encoding 6-pyruvoyl trahydropterin synthase family protein: protein MPKVTVHRKAHFNAAHRLFNPKWSDEKNYEVFGKCSNPNYHGHNYELIVSLTGEIDQETGYVYDLGKLKDLIKSKVEDLLDHKNLNIEVKEFKNVNPTVENISVVIYNKLRVSIPEKLDLAITLYETPRNYVTYRGT, encoded by the coding sequence ATGCCTAAAGTAACAGTTCACAGAAAAGCACATTTTAATGCAGCACATAGGTTATTTAACCCTAAATGGTCTGATGAGAAAAATTACGAGGTTTTTGGTAAGTGTAGTAACCCTAATTACCACGGTCATAATTATGAGCTAATTGTTTCATTAACTGGTGAGATAGATCAAGAAACAGGATATGTATATGATTTAGGTAAGTTGAAAGATTTAATTAAGTCGAAGGTTGAAGATCTATTGGATCATAAAAACTTAAATATTGAAGTAAAGGAGTTTAAAAATGTTAATCCTACAGTAGAAAACATATCAGTAGTAATTTATAATAAGTTACGTGTAAGTATTCCAGAAAAATTAGACTTAGCAATTACATTATATGAAACTCCAAGAAACTACGTAACTTATAGAGGTACATAA
- the kdsB gene encoding 3-deoxy-manno-octulosonate cytidylyltransferase, whose translation MKIIAMIPARYSASRFPGKLMKDLGGKPVIVRTYEAAVKANLFDEVYVVTDSEVIYNSIEKVGGKVLMSQKEHECGSDRIAEAVENLDVDIVVNVQGDEPFIDTVSLSKLISVFKSDIQKEIDLASLKVKMTNKEDIQNPNNVKVITDTNDFAIYFSRSIIPYHRDKEVPVNYYKHKGVYAFRKEALIDFYHTPMTPIEAAEKIECIRYLEVGKKIKMIETSVESIGIDTPEDLEKAIKQLENE comes from the coding sequence ATGAAGATAATAGCAATGATACCTGCACGTTATAGTGCATCACGTTTTCCAGGGAAATTGATGAAAGATTTAGGAGGAAAACCTGTAATTGTAAGAACCTATGAAGCAGCTGTAAAAGCAAACCTTTTTGATGAGGTATATGTGGTAACCGATTCCGAAGTAATTTACAACTCTATAGAAAAAGTAGGAGGTAAGGTTTTAATGAGTCAAAAAGAACATGAATGTGGCTCTGATAGAATTGCAGAAGCAGTTGAAAATTTAGATGTAGACATTGTGGTAAATGTACAAGGAGACGAACCTTTTATTGATACAGTTTCCTTATCAAAACTAATTAGTGTTTTTAAATCTGATATTCAAAAAGAAATAGATTTAGCATCATTAAAAGTAAAAATGACGAATAAAGAAGATATTCAAAATCCAAATAACGTTAAGGTAATTACTGATACAAATGATTTTGCTATTTATTTTTCAAGAAGTATAATTCCATATCATCGAGATAAAGAAGTTCCTGTAAACTATTATAAGCACAAAGGAGTTTATGCGTTCAGAAAAGAAGCGTTAATTGATTTTTATCATACCCCTATGACACCAATAGAGGCTGCTGAAAAAATTGAATGTATTCGTTATTTAGAAGTAGGAAAAAAAATAAAGATGATAGAAACTTCAGTGGAGAGTATTGGTATTGATACTCCTGAAGATTTAGAGAAAGCTATAAAACAACTAGAAAATGAATAA
- a CDS encoding MBL fold metallo-hydrolase, whose translation MKMKKKNQVKITFLGTGTSTGVPMITSKHPVALSKNPKDKRLRSSVLVSWGDINYVIDCGPDFRQQMMREEVASIKGILFTHEHADHIAGLDEIRPYCFQIGPVPIYLTKRVLGVLQKRYDYIFATENRYPSAPSVAPTIISHKESFELEGVEVTPIEVMHGNLPILGYRFNNVAYITDIKTISEGEKEKLKNLDVLIVTGLRREPHKTHFNLEESLSFIEEIKPKKAYLTHISELLGLHDEVEKELPENVFLAYDGLQV comes from the coding sequence ATGAAAATGAAGAAAAAAAATCAAGTAAAAATAACTTTTTTAGGAACGGGAACTTCTACTGGAGTTCCAATGATTACCAGTAAACATCCTGTGGCATTATCTAAAAATCCGAAAGACAAAAGATTACGATCTTCGGTGTTAGTTTCATGGGGTGATATTAACTATGTGATTGATTGTGGTCCAGATTTTCGTCAGCAAATGATGCGTGAAGAGGTGGCTTCGATTAAAGGGATTTTATTTACCCATGAACATGCAGATCATATAGCTGGTTTAGATGAAATTCGTCCGTACTGCTTTCAAATAGGACCAGTACCTATATATTTAACAAAAAGAGTGCTAGGAGTTTTACAAAAGCGATATGATTATATATTTGCAACAGAAAATCGATACCCAAGTGCACCAAGTGTAGCTCCAACGATTATTTCACATAAAGAAAGTTTTGAGTTAGAGGGAGTAGAGGTTACTCCAATTGAAGTAATGCACGGTAATTTACCGATTCTCGGATATCGTTTTAATAACGTAGCATATATAACCGATATTAAAACTATTTCAGAAGGAGAGAAAGAAAAACTAAAAAACCTTGATGTTTTGATTGTGACAGGTTTACGAAGAGAACCTCATAAAACACATTTTAACTTAGAAGAATCGTTAAGTTTTATAGAGGAAATTAAACCTAAAAAAGCATATTTAACACATATTAGTGAGCTTTTAGGATTACATGATGAGGTTGAAAAAGAATTACCAGAGAATGTGTTTTTAGCTTATGACGGATTACAAGTTTAG
- a CDS encoding HAD family hydrolase, which yields MNNIKIISFDADDTLWVNETYFRDAEDDFARLLSDYETENKIHQELFKKEIENLKIYGYGVKGFMLSMVECALEISNYKISPKKMEEILEIGKDMLEKPIELLDGVEEVLQELHGKYKLIVATKGDLLDQERKLAKSGILKYFHHTEVMSEKKKTDYKKLVKRLDINPSEFLMIGNSLKSDVLPLIEIGATAIHVPFHTTWAHEEVKEEQKSDAYKTVSSITDVLKFL from the coding sequence ATGAATAATATTAAAATAATATCTTTTGATGCAGATGATACACTTTGGGTAAACGAGACTTACTTTCGTGATGCTGAAGATGATTTTGCTCGATTATTGTCCGATTATGAAACAGAGAATAAAATCCATCAAGAGTTGTTTAAAAAAGAAATAGAAAATCTTAAAATATACGGGTACGGAGTAAAAGGTTTTATGCTGTCAATGGTTGAATGTGCGCTAGAAATTTCTAACTATAAAATTAGTCCTAAAAAAATGGAAGAAATTCTTGAAATAGGAAAAGATATGTTAGAAAAACCAATAGAACTCCTAGATGGGGTAGAAGAGGTGTTGCAAGAATTACATGGAAAATATAAGTTAATTGTAGCAACCAAAGGAGATTTGTTAGATCAAGAACGTAAGTTGGCAAAATCAGGAATTTTAAAATATTTTCATCATACAGAAGTGATGAGTGAGAAGAAAAAAACTGATTATAAAAAATTAGTAAAACGCTTAGATATTAATCCTTCAGAGTTTTTAATGATAGGAAACTCATTAAAATCAGATGTGTTACCGTTAATTGAAATAGGAGCAACAGCGATTCATGTTCCGTTTCATACAACATGGGCACACGAAGAGGTTAAAGAAGAGCAAAAATCAGATGCTTACAAAACAGTATCTAGTATTACAGATGTATTAAAATTTTTATAA
- the idi gene encoding isopentenyl-diphosphate Delta-isomerase, protein MKEQVILVDQQDNPIGLMEKIEAHEKALLHRAFSVFVFNDKNELMLQQRAAEKYHSPLLWTNTCCSHQRDGESNIEAGKRRLQEEMGFSCELEEVFSFIYKAPFDNGLTEHEYDHVMIGRFNDEPIVNPEEVASYKWMPLEEVKNDIENHPEKYTAWFKIIFKESYDKISKYI, encoded by the coding sequence ATGAAGGAGCAAGTAATTTTAGTTGATCAGCAAGACAACCCTATAGGACTAATGGAAAAGATAGAAGCACACGAAAAAGCTTTGTTGCATAGAGCGTTTTCGGTATTCGTTTTTAATGATAAAAACGAGTTAATGTTGCAACAACGTGCTGCTGAAAAATACCATTCTCCTTTGTTATGGACAAATACTTGTTGTTCACACCAAAGAGATGGAGAATCGAACATTGAAGCTGGAAAACGTAGATTACAAGAAGAAATGGGGTTTTCATGTGAGTTAGAAGAAGTATTCTCTTTTATTTATAAAGCTCCGTTTGATAATGGCTTAACAGAGCATGAATACGATCATGTAATGATTGGTCGATTTAACGACGAACCTATTGTAAACCCTGAAGAAGTGGCGTCATATAAATGGATGCCTTTAGAGGAGGTGAAAAATGATATAGAAAATCATCCAGAAAAGTATACAGCTTGGTTTAAAATAATTTTTAAAGAATCGTACGATAAAATATCTAAGTATATTTAA
- a CDS encoding peptide chain release factor 3: MSFLEEIQKRRTFGIISHPDAGKTTLTEKLLLFGGAIQEAGAVKNNKIKKGATSDFMEIERQRGISVATSVLAFIYKDKKINILDTPGHKDFAEDTFRTLTAVDSVIVVIDVAKGVEEQTEKLVEVCRMRKIPMIVFINKLDREGKDAFDLLDEVEQKLGLKVTPLSFPIGMGYDFKGIYNIWEKKLNIFSGDNKQTISEGVEFDDIDNPELDKIVGENSANTLREELELVNEVYPDFDQEAYVNGDLQPVFFGSALNNFGVKELLDCFIDIAPNPQPKKAEERLVDSKEEKLTGFVFKIHANMDPKHRDRLAFVKIVSGTFKRNTPYLHVRNGKKVKFSSPNAFFAEKKEIVEESFPGDIVGLHDTGNFKIGDTLTEGEQLNFKGIPSFSPEHFRYVNNADPMKAKQLYKGLDQLMDEGVAQLFTLDMNGRRIIGTVGALQYEVIQYRLEHEYGAKCSYENIAVHKACWVEPEDPKNEEFKEFKRVKQRYLAKDKQGQLVFLADSPFTIQMTQSKYPTVKLHFTSEF; encoded by the coding sequence ATGAGTTTTTTAGAAGAAATACAGAAGAGACGTACATTCGGAATTATATCACACCCAGATGCAGGTAAAACCACCTTAACTGAAAAATTATTACTTTTTGGTGGAGCGATTCAAGAAGCTGGTGCGGTAAAAAATAATAAAATTAAAAAAGGAGCTACTTCTGATTTTATGGAGATTGAGCGCCAACGTGGTATCTCTGTTGCTACCTCTGTATTAGCTTTTATTTATAAAGACAAAAAAATCAATATTCTTGATACCCCTGGTCACAAAGATTTTGCTGAGGACACCTTTAGAACCTTAACTGCGGTAGATAGTGTTATTGTAGTTATTGATGTCGCAAAAGGGGTTGAGGAACAAACCGAAAAATTAGTAGAGGTTTGTCGTATGCGTAAAATTCCAATGATTGTTTTTATCAATAAATTAGACCGTGAAGGTAAAGATGCTTTTGATTTATTAGATGAAGTTGAGCAAAAACTAGGTTTAAAAGTAACTCCGTTAAGCTTCCCTATCGGAATGGGATATGACTTTAAAGGAATTTATAATATTTGGGAAAAGAAATTAAATATCTTTTCCGGAGACAACAAACAAACTATTTCTGAAGGTGTTGAATTTGATGATATAGATAACCCTGAGCTAGATAAAATTGTAGGAGAAAATTCTGCAAATACACTTCGTGAAGAATTGGAGTTAGTAAATGAAGTATATCCAGACTTTGACCAAGAAGCTTATGTTAATGGAGATTTACAGCCTGTTTTCTTTGGTTCTGCTTTAAATAATTTTGGAGTAAAAGAGTTATTAGATTGCTTTATTGATATTGCTCCAAATCCACAGCCAAAAAAAGCTGAGGAACGTTTGGTAGACTCTAAAGAGGAAAAGTTAACAGGATTTGTGTTTAAGATTCATGCAAACATGGATCCGAAACACCGTGATCGTTTAGCTTTTGTAAAGATTGTATCAGGAACTTTTAAAAGAAACACACCCTACTTACATGTTCGTAACGGTAAAAAAGTAAAATTTTCTAGTCCGAATGCCTTTTTTGCTGAGAAAAAAGAAATTGTTGAAGAGTCTTTCCCAGGTGACATTGTTGGTTTACACGATACTGGAAACTTTAAAATTGGAGATACATTAACAGAAGGAGAACAATTAAATTTTAAAGGAATTCCTAGTTTCTCTCCAGAACATTTCCGTTATGTAAATAATGCTGACCCAATGAAGGCTAAACAACTTTATAAAGGTTTAGACCAGTTAATGGATGAAGGAGTTGCTCAGTTATTTACCTTAGATATGAACGGTCGAAGAATTATTGGTACAGTTGGAGCTCTACAATACGAGGTAATTCAGTATCGTTTAGAGCATGAATATGGTGCTAAATGTTCGTATGAAAATATTGCAGTACACAAAGCTTGTTGGGTTGAACCAGAAGACCCTAAAAATGAAGAGTTCAAAGAGTTTAAACGTGTAAAACAACGTTATTTAGCTAAAGACAAACAAGGTCAACTAGTGTTTTTAGCTGATTCTCCGTTTACAATTCAAATGACACAAAGCAAATATCCAACGGTAAAATTACATTTCACTAGTGAGTTTTAA
- a CDS encoding peptidylprolyl isomerase produces the protein MDNGIYAKFTTPKGDILVNLEYEKTPGTVGNFVALAEGNLENSAKPQGTPYYNGLKFHRVIADFMIQGGCPQGTGTGNPGYKFDDEIHPELKHDAPGKLSMANAGPGTNGSQFFITHVATPWLDGKHTVFGSVVEGQDVVDTIAQDDTMDVEIIRVGSDAEAFNAVEAFRTFEGAREKREAEAKAKQKELLDQVAAGYDETPSGLRYKILQNGDGKQATKGAMVSVHYKGQLLDGTVFDSSYKRKQPIDFAIGVGQVIPGWDEGIQLLKVGDKARLVIPSDLAYGAQGAGGVIPPNATLIFDVELMNVK, from the coding sequence ATGGATAACGGAATTTATGCAAAGTTCACCACTCCAAAAGGTGATATTTTAGTAAACTTAGAATACGAAAAAACTCCTGGAACTGTAGGTAACTTTGTTGCTTTAGCAGAAGGAAACTTAGAAAACTCAGCAAAACCACAGGGAACTCCTTATTATAATGGGTTAAAATTTCACCGTGTAATTGCTGATTTTATGATTCAAGGTGGTTGCCCTCAAGGAACAGGAACAGGAAACCCTGGTTATAAATTTGATGATGAAATTCATCCTGAATTAAAGCACGATGCTCCAGGAAAATTATCAATGGCAAATGCAGGACCTGGAACCAATGGTTCTCAATTTTTTATTACACATGTTGCTACTCCTTGGTTAGACGGTAAACACACTGTTTTTGGTAGTGTTGTTGAAGGACAAGACGTTGTTGATACAATTGCTCAAGACGATACTATGGATGTAGAAATTATTCGTGTTGGTAGTGATGCTGAAGCTTTTAATGCTGTAGAAGCTTTTAGAACTTTTGAAGGAGCTCGTGAAAAACGTGAAGCTGAAGCAAAAGCTAAACAAAAAGAGTTATTAGATCAAGTAGCAGCAGGATATGACGAAACTCCAAGCGGTTTACGTTATAAGATCTTACAAAATGGAGACGGAAAACAAGCTACTAAAGGAGCTATGGTTTCTGTACACTATAAAGGTCAGTTATTAGATGGAACTGTATTTGATTCATCATATAAGCGCAAACAACCTATCGATTTTGCTATTGGTGTTGGTCAGGTAATTCCTGGTTGGGATGAAGGTATTCAGTTGTTAAAAGTGGGCGACAAAGCTCGTTTAGTAATTCCATCTGACTTAGCATATGGTGCACAAGGTGCTGGTGGTGTAATTCCTCCAAACGCTACTTTAATTTTTGATGTTGAGTTAATGAATGTAAAGTAA
- a CDS encoding CatA-like O-acetyltransferase → MKYLDIESWNRKELFKHFRTLEDPTFGLVADVDVSIIYQLAKEKNQSFFVRYLHACMKAINAVENLKYRLEGDKIAVYEVINASATIARPDNTFGFSYIDYSEKFEEFNCNFQKEKERILNSNDLFPSKYSLGCIHCSAIPWVSFTGHKEPFSGNKNDSVPQLAFGKIKEQNKKMLMPVAVNVNHALVDGYHVGQFFEKFQEELNKID, encoded by the coding sequence ATGAAATACCTAGATATTGAAAGTTGGAATAGGAAAGAGCTTTTTAAACATTTTAGAACTTTAGAAGATCCAACTTTTGGATTAGTTGCAGATGTAGATGTGTCTATAATCTATCAATTAGCAAAAGAAAAGAATCAGTCCTTTTTTGTCCGATACTTACATGCTTGCATGAAAGCTATAAATGCAGTTGAGAATTTAAAATATAGATTAGAAGGTGATAAAATAGCTGTTTACGAAGTAATCAACGCTTCAGCAACTATTGCAAGGCCTGATAACACTTTTGGATTCTCGTATATAGATTATTCTGAAAAGTTTGAGGAATTCAATTGTAACTTTCAAAAGGAAAAAGAACGAATTTTAAATTCTAATGATTTGTTTCCGTCTAAGTACTCTTTAGGATGTATACATTGTTCGGCCATTCCTTGGGTAAGCTTTACAGGGCATAAAGAACCTTTTTCAGGAAATAAAAATGATAGCGTGCCTCAATTAGCTTTTGGTAAAATAAAGGAGCAAAATAAAAAAATGTTAATGCCTGTGGCTGTTAATGTAAATCATGCTTTGGTAGATGGATATCATGTAGGGCAGTTTTTTGAGAAATTTCAAGAAGAATTGAATAAAATCGATTAA